The Winogradskyella schleiferi genome contains the following window.
TTTAATAGGCAATAAAAATTCCGGATTTAGTAATAACCAGGTTATTATCGATTTTATTGATGACCTCTATTCCGAATATAGTGTTTACGACAATTACCTAAAGTTTTTTGATAAAAGCTTTGTTAGTCCTTTGAGTAGGACAGGAATCCAAACGTACAATTACGTGTTGTCCGATAGTGCCTTTATTGGTGACAAATGGTGTTACAATATTATATATTACCCAAGGCGAAAAAACGAATTGACCTTTAAAGGCGACTTTTGGGTCAATGATTCTACTTATGCCATAAAAGAAATTAATCTTCAGGCCTCAAAAAGTGCCAATATCAATTGGGTTAAGGAGATTTATATAGAACAGGAGTTTGAAGTTCTAAACGACTCCGTTTTTCTTATAGAACGTGATTATTTCCTTTCCGATTTTGCTCTTAACAAAAAAGAAATGTCTAGAGGTGTCTACGGCAAACGGACTACGATTTATGACAACTATAAATTTGATCAACCCAAAGATCCAGATTTTTACGACAAGGAAGTCTATAACTATGATGCAGATGTTTATAATCGAGAAGACGACTTTTGGGAAACCAATAGACTTGAAGCCTTAAACAAAGATGAAAAAGGCGTTTACAAAATGTTGGACACGCTTAAAACGGTTAAGAAATTTAAACGCTTATACAATCTAGGAAGTATTCTCGCTTCGGGATATATTGAAGTGCCGAGTATTAATTTCGATTATGGTCCTATATTTTCAACTTTTGGGTATAACGAAGTCGAAGGAATAAGGTTACGAACAGGAGGACGAACCTACTTTGGCCCAAATGATCTTTGGCGACTGGAAGGCTTTTTAGCTTATGGATTTAGAGATGATAAATTCAAATATGGTATTTCGGGCAAATGGCTTATGGACAAGCGTTCGCGATTAACCATTTTTGGTGGTAACCGTCGCGATGTGGAACAGATTGGAGCGAGTTTAACCAGTTCTTCCGATGTTTTGGGCCGTAGTTTGGCATCGTCTGCCGTTATTGGCACCAGCACTAACGATAAATTGAGTAATATTAATTTGACCAATCTTGGATTTTCTATTGAACCCATCAGGAATTTCGAAATACGTGTGGACGGTAGTTTAAGAACACTGAGCTCTGCATCTCCAACGTTTAGTTTAGATTATAACGACCCAAATTCTCCCACAGGCATTTCTTCCGAGATCGACCAATTTGAATCCAGGTTATCCCTCGCCTTTTATCCTAAACGCCAAATGACAGGTTTTGGCGTGGAACGCAGAATCAAGAACGACAATTTTGCAACGTTGTTTGCTCAAATAAGTCGAGGAGATCGCAATTGGTTTAACAGTGATTTTGACTATACCAAAGTACAGTTTTCGTACATACAACCATGGCAAATTGGTGGTTTCGGAAGATTGGCGACTTCGGTAGAATTAGGAAAGACATTTGGAGCAGTCCCTCTCGGTTTACTGAGTATTGTTCCTGGTAATCAGAGTTATTTTTCAATTTACAATACGTTTCCTCAATTGGACTTTTACGAGTTTGTTACTGATACCTATAGCTCTATGCATATTGAGCATAATTTTAATGGTCGGGTTTTTTCCAGGATTCCATTCCTAAAAAAGTATAATTTAAGAGCTATTTTGGGCTTAAGAGGTGTTTGGGGCGAACTCTCGGATGAAAATATCGCGCTTAATACCACAGGCAGTCCTGTTCAAATCCCATTGGTAGCTCCTGATTCTCGCATTTATTACGAGTATAGTTTTGGTATTGCGAATATCTTCAAAGTGCTACGTTTAGATTTTAATTTCAGAGGTAATTATTTAGACCGACCAAATGCGAGACCGTTTGGTGTTACCGGAAGTTTTGGTTTTTATTTTTAGCGTGCTATCAAATCAGGTATTATGCCAATTATGGTAATTTATTTTCTATTTTTTATTTCGGATCTCCGCATTGGCATAGCATCGATCGTAGCAAAAAGTTTATCAGTGGTAAGTATATTATCTTGCTGAAGCTTTATAGAACCATCCAAGCCAATTAAAATCACTTTAAAATCCGATTGATTGTTGGCATACCTCT
Protein-coding sequences here:
- a CDS encoding DUF5686 and carboxypeptidase-like regulatory domain-containing protein; this translates as MKLKLSILFIALGFLSAIAQTKVSGHVYDENNVPIPFANVLFKGSTLGTITNEDGKFYLESDDNWDTLIISFVGFEMLEIPLTKRVNYDLRYILKEETSSLDEVLIVTGKQSKKASENPAIRILKKIWERKRKNGLSQFKQYEYDQYEKVEFDLNTIDSALIKSKLFKGMEFVFEEVDTSNVTGKTYLPIFLNESVKKISGDNIINKEREDLIGNKNSGFSNNQVIIDFIDDLYSEYSVYDNYLKFFDKSFVSPLSRTGIQTYNYVLSDSAFIGDKWCYNIIYYPRRKNELTFKGDFWVNDSTYAIKEINLQASKSANINWVKEIYIEQEFEVLNDSVFLIERDYFLSDFALNKKEMSRGVYGKRTTIYDNYKFDQPKDPDFYDKEVYNYDADVYNREDDFWETNRLEALNKDEKGVYKMLDTLKTVKKFKRLYNLGSILASGYIEVPSINFDYGPIFSTFGYNEVEGIRLRTGGRTYFGPNDLWRLEGFLAYGFRDDKFKYGISGKWLMDKRSRLTIFGGNRRDVEQIGASLTSSSDVLGRSLASSAVIGTSTNDKLSNINLTNLGFSIEPIRNFEIRVDGSLRTLSSASPTFSLDYNDPNSPTGISSEIDQFESRLSLAFYPKRQMTGFGVERRIKNDNFATLFAQISRGDRNWFNSDFDYTKVQFSYIQPWQIGGFGRLATSVELGKTFGAVPLGLLSIVPGNQSYFSIYNTFPQLDFYEFVTDTYSSMHIEHNFNGRVFSRIPFLKKYNLRAILGLRGVWGELSDENIALNTTGSPVQIPLVAPDSRIYYEYSFGIANIFKVLRLDFNFRGNYLDRPNARPFGVTGSFGFYF